DNA from bacterium:
CGACCATGATCGCCGAGGAGCTGGGGGCCAACGTCCAGGTGGCCAAGCGTGCCGCGCTCATGCACGACCTGGGCAAGGCCGTCAGCCATGAGATGGAAGGCTCCCACGCCGTGAACGGCGCCGACATGGCGGCCAAGTACGGCGAGAACCCTGCGGTGGTGCACGCCATCCGGGCCCACCACAACGACGAGGAGCCCACCACCGTCGAGGCGGTCATCTGCCTCTTGGCCGACGCCATCTCCGCGGCGCGCCCCGGCGCCCGGCGCGAGAACATCGACATCTACGTCAAGCGCTTGCAGAAGCTGGAAGAGATCGCCAACTCCTTTCCCGGCGTCGAGCGCACCTTCGCCATCCAGGCGGGCCGCGAGATCCGGGTCATGGTCCAGCCCGAGGTGGTCGACGACGTCATGGCCCACAAGATCGCGCGCGAGATGGCCTCGCGCATCCAGAGCGAAATGGAGTATCCTGGAATGATCAAGGTAACGGTCATTCGGGAGACGCGCTCGACCGAGTTCGCCAAGTAATTGGGATCCCCAGTCCCAGGCGAACCCGCCTGCGGCGCTCAAGCTAGAAATGGAACGCCTTCATGTCGGCGCATCCGAATGCCTTTCATGTGGTCCTCATCGGGGACGTGGTCGGGCATCCAGGCCACCAGGCCATCGTCAAAGGCCTGCCGCGCCTGCGCAAGCAGCTCCCGGTCGATCTGGTGATCGCCAACGGTGAGAACGCCTCCGGCGGCTTCGGTCTCCAGGAGAAGACCTACCACCTCCTGCGCGACGCCGGGGTGGACGTGATCACCCTCGGCAACCACGCCTGGGACAAGAAGGAAATCTTCGACTACATCGACGACGCGGATCGCGTCGTGAGACCGGCCAACTACCCGCCCGGCACCCCCGGGCGCGGCCACACCGTGGTCCAGGTCAAGGGCACGTCGGTCGCCGTGATGCAGCTGATGGGCCGCGCCTTCATCAACATCGGGGACTGCCCGTTCCAGGTGGCCGAGCGCGAGCTCAAGAAGCTCAAGACCCAGGCCAAGATCATCATCGTGGACATGCATGCCGAGGCCTCCTCCGAGAAACTTGGGATGGCCTTCATGCTCGACGGTCAAGTGAGTGCCGTGATCGGCACTCATACTCACGTTCAGACCGCCGACGAGCAAATTTTTCCGCGTGGAACCGGGTATATAACGGATGCGGGCATGACCGGGCCCCGCGACTCCATCCTCGGGATCCGGCCGGAGCTCGCCCTGAAGCGCATGCGCCAGCATCTGCCGGTTCGTTTCGAGGTCGCCGAGGAGGAAGGGGTCTTCTCGGCCGTGTGGCTCGCCATCGATCCCCAGACCGGACGCACGCTCCAGATCCAGCGCATCCACTACCGCTAGCGGCACTCCTCATCATCGGCCCCATGGCCAGCAACGGGAGGATCGAACGTGGAGGTTTTCAAGGTTTCCGCCAAGTCCAGCCCGAGCGCGGTGGCCGGTGCCCTCGCGGGGGCGTTGCGCGAGAAGGGCCGGGCCGAGATGCAGGCCATCGGGGCCGGTGCCCTCAACCAGGCGATCAAGGCGGTCGCCATCGCCCGGGGCTACGTGGCTCCCGCCGGCATGGACCTGATCTGCATCCCCGCCTTCATCGACATCGCCATCGAGGGCGAAGAGCGCACCGCCATCAAGCTGATCGTCGAGCCCCGCTGACCGCTTTTCGTCTCGTCTCAGGCTCGGGCCTTTGGCTCGGGCCTCGTATCGCTTAGAATGGGCGGCAATCCCGCACGATCGTGCAAGCGGAAGGGGCGCCCATGAAAGCCGATCTCCACCTCCACACCACCCACTCCGACGGGCGTCACACCCCGGAGGCCCTCGTTCTGGCGGCTGCGCGCGCGGGGCTCTCGGCCATCGCCATCACCGACCACGACACGACCGACGCCCTCGAAGAGGCGGCGGCTGCGATCGCCGCCCACGGCCTCAAGCTCGAGCTCGTGTCGGGGGTCGAGGTCACGGCGATGCACGGCGAGCAGGAGCTGCACATCCTCGGCTACTTCGTCGACCCGCTGACTCCAGGCTGGTGCGAGGCCATGGCCGCTCAGCAGCGCGAGCGCGAGCAGCGGGCCGCCGCCTTCGTCGCGGCCCTTGCCGCCCACGGCGTCTCGCTCTCGCTCGAGGCCGTCCAGCGCCAGGCGGGGGATGGGGCCATCGGGCGGCCTCACGTGGCTCGCGCCCTGGTGGAGGCCGGTGTCTGCAACACCGAGCAGCAGGCCTTCGACCGTTACCTCAACCCCGGCTGCCCGACCTTCGTGCCGCGCGGGGCCCTGACCCCCGCCGAGGCGATCGCCTTGATCCATGCGGCCGGCGGGGTCGCCTCGCTCGCCCATCCGCGCAGCGTCCCCCTGAGCGAAGCGGGAGAGACGGGTGAGACCTTGCTTGAATACCTGGTGGCCTCCGGCCTGGATGCGCTGGAGGTGGTGCACCCGTCGGCCACCTCGCTGCTGCGCGCCCACTACGGGCGCCTTGCGGCCGAGCACGGCCTGCTGGTGACGGGGGGCTCGGACGACCACGGTCCGAGGCCCGGGCACGCGAGCCGCCTTGGAGGCGAGAGCATCCCATACGCCTGGCTGGCGGCGCTTCGCGCGCGGCGTCCTGGAAGCATCCGCGGGGTTGCGGCAAATTACGCTAGACCTTTGCCGGAAAGCTTCTATAATGGGACCATCAAGCAACGGTCCCAGTTTCAATGAGGGAGTGGCTTATGGAACTCGTGATCAAAGGACATCATGTCGAGGTGACGGACGCGCTGCGCGACTACGCCGACAAGAAGGTCGGTCGTGTCGTCCGTAACGTGGATGGGGTCATCGAAACGCAGGTCGAGCTCTCGGTCAACAAGAACCCGAGCGTGCCCGACAACCAGATCGTCGAAGTCACCCTGTTCGCCAAGGGCACGGTGATCCGCGCCGAGGTCAGCACCGAGAGCATGTACGCCTCGCTCGACCTGGTCGCCGACAAGCTCGAGCGCCAGATTCGTCGCTATCGCCAGAAGCTCAACGGTCACGATCGCCACCACCGTCAGAAGACGGCCACGGCGGTGGCCGCCGAGCCGATGGTCGAGGCCACCGAAGAGGTCGAACGCGAGATCGTTCGCTCCAAGTCCTTCCCGGTCCTGCCCATGTCGCCGGATGACGCGGCGGTCCAGATGGAGCTGTTGGGTCACAACTTCTTCATGTTCATCAACCAGTTCACCAGCCAGGTGAACGTGATCTACCACCGCAAGGACGGCAACTACGGCCTGATCGAGCCGACCGCCTAGTCCATTTCCACGACGGGGCCGGCGCATGCGCCGGCCCCGTTTCGATTTTTCGCGAGGCCCCCCTTGACCACCCCCGAGCACGAGCAACTTGCGCCGCGCGATCGCCGCCCCGGCGAGATGACTTTCGTCGAGCACCTCGAGGAGCTGCGCTGGCGCATCGTCAAATCACTCGCCGCCCTCGCGGCGGGCTTCGGCCTCGCCTTCGTCTTCGCTCGGACCCTGATGGCTTGGCTCTCGGTGCCCGCGGGCAACGTGAGCTTCATCTTCACCTCGCCGGCCGAGTACTTCATGGCGAGCCTCAAGGTCGCCTTCTTCGCGGGGCTGTACCTGGCTTTGCCGGTGATCCTCTACCAGCTGGTGGCCTTCGTGGCCCCGGGGCTCAACCCCTCCGAGCGGCGCTGGGTGCTGCCCGTCGTCGTGGGCTCCTTTTTGCTCTTCACCGCGGGCGGGGCCTTCGCCTACTACGCCCTCTTGCCGGCGGGTCTGCACTTCCTTCTGGGCTTCGCGCCGTCCACCGTGGCTCCGATGCTCTCGATCGGGACCTACCTGGGCTTTGCGGCCTCGCTGCTCTTCGCCGCAGGCTTCATCTTCGAGCTGCCGCTCGTTCTCTTGGCGCTTTCGTGGATTGGGGTGCTCTCGTCGGCCATGCTGGCCAAGTTCCGAAAGGTGGCGATCGTGCTCGCGCTCGCCATCGGGGCGATCATCACCCCTTCGGCGGACATCTTCAGCCAGTTGATGCTGGCGGGCGCGCTGGTGCTGCTCTACGAACTGAGCGTCTGGCTCATCCGCCTCACGGGCAAATAGAGCGCTTTACTTCCAGAACATCCAGCTCTTCTTCTCGGGCTTCTGAGGGGCGGTCTTGGCGACGACCGCCGGCCGCGTGCTCAGCGGGCCGGTCTGCGGCTTGACCTGGGACTTGGCCGCGGGCTTGGACTGCTCCCAGTCGAAGACACCGAGCTTGATGACGTCGAGGTTGGAGGCCGAGAGGCCCAGGTACTGGTAAGCGTCCAGCTCGGTCTGCTCGGCCTTGGCGCTGAGGAACGCCTGCCAGGCCTTGGTCATCATGGCCTGCTCGGTGATGAAGCCGACGGCCGGGATCCAGTGGGCGACGCCGATGGTGAGGGTCCGGCGCAGGTTGAGGTTCTGCAGGCCCTGGGTCGCGTAAAACTCGTTGCGCATCTGGTGGGCGATGCGCGCCAGGGGCACCTTGAGGCTGCCCTTGTCGACCGAGCCGAGGCTGAGCACGATGAAGCGATCGAGGCGTATGGCGAAGTCGGCGACCTTGCGCCGGGGGCCTCGCTCGAGCCGGATGGAGCGCTCGGTGGCCGTCTGGGCGCGCTTGAGCAGCCGCTCGCGCATGGCCTCGGCCTCCTGCGCATGCAGGGGGATCTCGTCGGCGATCTCGATGATGACGAAAGCCATTCCCGCCAGGTAGTGATTGCCCAGCTCCAGCTCCTCGCGCAGACGCGCCATGAGCTGGGGGTAGTCGGGATGGGCGGCGAACGATGGCATCGTAGTGTCCATGCGAGGATTATACCCCCTTTATGAGGCAAAGTTCTGGACGGCCCGCGTAGGCTGCTCCTTTTCGGAGACGGGGCGGGATGGGTATGAAACCCTTAGCGTTGGGTGAAGGAAACGAGGTGTCGGTGCAGGACGTGGCCAAGCTCGGAATCGGGTTGCTCGGATGCGGGGTGGTCGGGCAAGGAGTGGTGCGCCTGGTGGCGAAACACCCGACCCTGCGCCTGGTGGCGGTCGCCGTTCGCGACGCGGGGCGCGATCGCGGCCTCGATCCGTCTCTCATCACCACCGACCCGCACCAGGTCGTCGATCACCCCGAGGTCCGGATCGTGGTCGAGGTCATGGGCGGCCTGGAGCCTGCGCGAACGCTCGTCTTGCGCGCCCTTGGGCAGGGGAAGCACGTCGTCACCGCCAACAAGGCGCTGCTCGCTCATCACGGCCGCGAGATCCTCGAAGCCGCCCGCGCCCACGGGGTCGAGGTTTATTTCGAGGCGGCGGTCGGCGGGGGCATCCCCGTCATCATGCCCCTCAAGCGCGGCCTTGCCGCCAACGCCATCCAGCGCGTCAGCGGCATCATCAACGGCACCACCAACTACATCCTCACCCGCATGGCCCAGGACGGCGACACCTTCGGGGCGGCCCTCGGCGAGGCCCAGCGCCTGGGCTACGCCGAGGCGGATCCCACCGCGGACGTGGGCGGCTACGATGCGGCCCACAAGCTCGCCATCCTCGCCTCGATCCTCTCGGGGGCCTTCGTGCCCCTCGGCGCCATCTACCGCGAGGGCATCGAGCGCCTGACGCCCAAGGACCTCGCCTATGCCCGTGAGCTGGGCTACGCGGTCAAGCTGCTCGGCATCGCCCGCCGCGTGGGCGATCGCCTCGAAGCCCGTCTCCATCCCGCCATGATCCCCCTTTCGCACCCGCTGGCGCGCATCGACGGGGTCACCAACGCCGTCACGGTGGTGGGCGACGCGGTCGGCGAGGTCACCTTCTCGGGGCCCGGGGCCGGCTCGCTGCCCACCGCGAGTGCCGTGGTGGGGGATGTCCTGAACATCGCCGAGGCCGTCACGAGCGGCACGCCGCCGAGCCGCCTGATGGACGGCCTTGCTGCCCACGAGGCTCGGGTGGTGCCCATCTCCGAGGTCGAGACGGCCTACTACTTGCGATTGGTGACCGAGGACATGCCGGGGGTGCTCGGAGCGGTCGGCTCCCTTTTCGGAGGGCGAGGCGTCTCGATTCGGTACTTCGTCCAGAAGGAAGTGCGCGATGGCTTGGCTGAGCTGGTCTTCGTCACGCACGCGGGGCGCGAGCAGGCCTTCATGGAGGCGCTCGACGCGATCAAGGCCCTTGGCGCCCTCAGGGAAGTGGCGGCACTCATCCGGGTGGAGGAGGATGCGAATGGACGTTAAGCACGCGGGCCGCGCCTGGCCCGGTCTGATCGAAGCCTACAGGGAATTCCTGCCCGTTACCTCTGAAACGCCCGTGGTGACCCTCCACGAGGGCTGGACGCCCCTGGTGCGCCTGGAGCGCCTGACCGAAGCCATCGGCCTGCCGAGGCTGCGCCTCTACGCTAAGCTCGAAGGGGCGAATCCCACCGGATCTTTCAAGGATCGGGGCATGACCATGGCCGTCACCAAGGCCAAAGAGGCAGGCTCCGAGGCCCTGATCTGCGCTTCGACGGGTAACACCTCGGCGGCGATGGCGGCCTACGCGGCACGGGCCGGCATGCGCTGCTACATGCTGGTACCGGACGGCTACGTGGCCCTCGGCAAGCTCGCCCAGGGCATCCACTACGGCGCGAAGGTCATCCCGGTCAAGGGCAACTTCGACGCGGCCCTCGCCCTGGTGCGCGCCATCTCGGCCCACTACCCGGTGACGCTCGTCAACAGCGTCAACCCCTTCCGCATCGAGGGTCAGAAGACCGCAGCCTTCGAGCTCTGCGATCAGCTGGGCGAAGCCCCCGATATGCTCGCTATCCCGGTGGGTAACGCGGGTAACATCACGGCCTATTGGAAGGGCTTCAAGGAGTACCGCGAGGCCGGCAAGAGCGAGGCGACCCCGCGCATGCTGGGCTTCCAGGCCGCCGGAGCGGCCCCTATTGTTCTGGGCCGGGTCGTCGAGCACCCCGAGACCGTCGCCACCGCCATCCGCATCGGCAACCCCGCGAGCTGGCAGGGCGCCGAGGACGCCGTGACGGAGTCGAGCGGGCTCATCCGGGACGTGAAAGATGCCGAGATCCTCGAGGCCTATCGCATGCTCGGGCGTCTGGAGGGGCTCTTCTGCGAGCCGGCCTCGGCGGCCTCGGTGGCCGGAGTTATCAAGCTTGCCCGCGAAGGCTACTTTACGGGCGACGAGCGCGTCGCCTGCGTGCTGACGGGCAACGGCCTCAAGGATCCGGACACGGCCATGGGGGCGATCGATCAGGCCCCCGTCCCGGTCGAGGCCGAAGAGGAGGCCGTGCTCGCCGCCATGGGCTTTGTTTAGGTTCGATTAAGTCTGTTTAGTTTGGGTTAAGTCTCGGCAAAATCTTGCTTGGTTTTCTTGTGGCTGCTTTCGCGCCGGTGCTATGGTTTAAATCCTGATTATTAGACCATTATCGACCGTCAATGACGCCGGCCGATCCCGAGGAGGACCTCATGGCCAAGCCCCTGCACTCTCTGACGACCACCATCCTGTTGGCGGTGACGATGAGCGTGCTCGGCTGCGCCGGCGCGGGGCCCGTGCCCTCCGAGGGTGCCGCGATCTCGGGGAAGGCCCAGGTCTTCAGCGTCGACGGCGAGGCGCAATTGCTCTTGAAGCCCAAGGAGGGCCGGACCTTCCGCTCGCCCGTGGGCCGCTCGCTCGGCTCCATTGAGGACCTGGGGGTCCAGATCTACTCGGTCCCCGCGAACCAACTCTCAAAGACCCTCGCCTCCCTGCAGGCCGACCCGAACATCGAGTACGCCGAGCCTTCCTACCAGATGAAGGCCTTCGACCTGCCTTCGCGTGACGAGGGGACCCCGAACGACACCCTCTACGCCCAGCAGTACGCCCCCCAGATCGTGCAGGCCCCTCAGGCCTGGCGCACGAGCAAGGGGAGCGGCATGGTCATCGCCGTGCTGGATACGGGCCTCGACACCACGCACCCCGAGTTCGCCGGGCGCGTGGTCACGGGCTTCAACGCCATCACCCGCAAGAGCGACGTCAGGGACGACCACGGCCACGGCACCCACTGCGCCGGGGTCGCGGTGGCGGCGGCCAACAACGGCCAGGGCGTGGCGGGCATCGCCCCGGACGCCAAGATTATGCCCATCAAGGTATTGGCGGCTGATGGGGCGGGTTCCGATGCCTACGTGGCGCGGGGGATCGCCTGGGCCGTCAAGAACGGCGCCGACGTGATCAGCCTCAGCCTCGGGGGCCCCGGCGAGAACAAGACCCTGGCTGCCGCGGTCCAGTCCGCCCTCTCCAAGGGGGTGCCGGTGGTTTCGGCCATGGGCAACGACGGCAGCGGCGAGAAAGCCTTCCCCGCGGCCTATCCCGGCGTGATCGCGGTGGGCGCCACCAACGCCAAGGACCAGACGGCCGATTTCTCCCAGTACGGCAACTGGATCTCGGTGACCGCCCCCGGCGTTCAGATTCTTTCGACCTTCCCGACCTACAAGGTCACCCTCAACGAGTACGGCTTCGGGCTCAACTACGCGGTCCTCGACGGGACTTCGATGGCGACGCCCGCGGTGGCCGGCTTGGCCGCGCTCATGCGCGCGCGCTACGGCCGCAAGCTGACGCCCGCCCAGCTCAAGGCGAAGCTGGAGGGGGCGGCGGACAAGGTGGCCGGCCAATCGGCCTTCGACCCTCACTTCGGCAACGGGCGCGTGAACGCAGCGCGTGCCCTGCAGTAGCGCCTCGACGGGCCTGGCGCGCTGTTTGAACGCCAGCCTATCGGGTATACTATTGCTGCCCTTTCCCCGGCGATTCACCTGCCGCAGAGGAGGCTTCGTGTGACTTTCTCGCTCCGTCCGCTGCTAGGTCTCGGCATGGCGCTGGCCGCGGCGATTACCCTGGTTGCGCACTCCCATCCGGCCGAGGCTTACAAGCCCCGCGTCCTGCGGATGGGCTTCGTCCCGTCCGAGAACGTCCAGGAAGTCATGCGCAACGCGCAGCCCATCGTGGCCATGATGCGCAAGGAGCTGGGTGCCGACGTGGTGCCCTTCGTGGCCACCGACTACACCGGCGTCATCGAGGCCATGCGCGCCAAGCGCCTGGACGTGGCCTTCTTCGCTCCCGGCGCCTACGTGCTTGCCGAGCGCCAGGCCAAGGCCAAGGTGATCCTCAAGGTCGTGCGGGGCGACAAGGACGTCTTCTACGCCGCGATCATCACCAACAAGGCCACGGGCATCAAGTCTCTCAAGGACCTCAAGGGCAAGAGCTTCGCCTTCGTGGACCCGGCCTCGCTGTCGGGCTCGCTCTACCCCAAGGTCATGCTCCTCGACGAGGGCATCAACCCCGAACGCGACTTCAAGCGGGTGGTCTACGCCGGCGGCCACGACGCGACGGTGCTCGCCGTCCTCAGGCGCCAGGTGGACGCCGGGGCGACCTTCGCCAACGACACGACCGGCCATCACGGCGCCTGGGACGAGTTCCTCAAGGACCCCAAGCAGCGTTCCCAGATCCAGGTGGTGGCTTACTCGCGGCCGGTGCCCGCCGACAACATCGCGGTGGCCGCCGATCTCGACCCCCAGTGGGTGGCGCGGATCCGCGCGGCCCTGCTCAAGATCAGCGCCTCGCCCCAGGGTCGGGCGCAGCTCAAGAAGATCTACCATATCGACGGCTTCAAGGCCGCCACGCCGGCCGAGTACGCCCCGGTGCGCGAGGTGTTCGACCGGGTGGGGTTCAAGAGCCGGTAGAAAGCCAGGAACCAAAGCGTGGACCAATTCCTCCAAGTCCAAGGGCTCCAGAAGGCCTATGCCAACGGCCCCACCGTCCTTCACGACGTCAGCTTGACCTTCAAGCCCGGCGAGTTCTCGGTGATCCTCGGCCTCTCGGGCGCGGGGAAGTCGACCTTCCTGCGCTGTCTCAACCGCCTCATCGAGCCGACCGCCGGCCGGATCATCATCCCGCGTGACCTGATTGCGCCCGAAGGCAAGGGCGAGCTCGACCTGGTCCGCGCCAGCTCCCACGAGCTGCGCCTCTGGCGCCGCAAGGTCGGGATGATCTTCCAGCACTTCAACCTGATCAAGCGCCTCTCGGTGGTCGACAACGTGCTCGCGGGCAGTCTCGGCTACGCGGGGATGGTGCCCGGGGCGCTGCGCCTCTTCTCCAAGAGCGAGCGCGATCGCGCCCTCTACAACCTCGAGCGCGTCGGCCTTCTGGACCACGCCTACAAGCGCGCTGATGCCCTCTCGGGCGGTCAGCAGCAGCGTGTGGCGATCGCCCGGGCCCTGATGCAGCGTCCCACCGTGATCCTCGCCGACGAGCCGGTGGCCTCCCTGGACCCCAAGCTTGCCAAGCAGATCCTCGACATCCTCAAGCGGGTGGCCGATGAGGACGGGC
Protein-coding regions in this window:
- a CDS encoding phosphate/phosphite/phosphonate ABC transporter substrate-binding protein, which codes for MTFSLRPLLGLGMALAAAITLVAHSHPAEAYKPRVLRMGFVPSENVQEVMRNAQPIVAMMRKELGADVVPFVATDYTGVIEAMRAKRLDVAFFAPGAYVLAERQAKAKVILKVVRGDKDVFYAAIITNKATGIKSLKDLKGKSFAFVDPASLSGSLYPKVMLLDEGINPERDFKRVVYAGGHDATVLAVLRRQVDAGATFANDTTGHHGAWDEFLKDPKQRSQIQVVAYSRPVPADNIAVAADLDPQWVARIRAALLKISASPQGRAQLKKIYHIDGFKAATPAEYAPVREVFDRVGFKSR
- a CDS encoding TIGR00282 family metallophosphoesterase translates to MSAHPNAFHVVLIGDVVGHPGHQAIVKGLPRLRKQLPVDLVIANGENASGGFGLQEKTYHLLRDAGVDVITLGNHAWDKKEIFDYIDDADRVVRPANYPPGTPGRGHTVVQVKGTSVAVMQLMGRAFINIGDCPFQVAERELKKLKTQAKIIIVDMHAEASSEKLGMAFMLDGQVSAVIGTHTHVQTADEQIFPRGTGYITDAGMTGPRDSILGIRPELALKRMRQHLPVRFEVAEEEGVFSAVWLAIDPQTGRTLQIQRIHYR
- a CDS encoding threonine synthase; this encodes MDVKHAGRAWPGLIEAYREFLPVTSETPVVTLHEGWTPLVRLERLTEAIGLPRLRLYAKLEGANPTGSFKDRGMTMAVTKAKEAGSEALICASTGNTSAAMAAYAARAGMRCYMLVPDGYVALGKLAQGIHYGAKVIPVKGNFDAALALVRAISAHYPVTLVNSVNPFRIEGQKTAAFELCDQLGEAPDMLAIPVGNAGNITAYWKGFKEYREAGKSEATPRMLGFQAAGAAPIVLGRVVEHPETVATAIRIGNPASWQGAEDAVTESSGLIRDVKDAEILEAYRMLGRLEGLFCEPASAASVAGVIKLAREGYFTGDERVACVLTGNGLKDPDTAMGAIDQAPVPVEAEEEAVLAAMGFV
- the raiA gene encoding ribosome-associated translation inhibitor RaiA, producing MELVIKGHHVEVTDALRDYADKKVGRVVRNVDGVIETQVELSVNKNPSVPDNQIVEVTLFAKGTVIRAEVSTESMYASLDLVADKLERQIRRYRQKLNGHDRHHRQKTATAVAAEPMVEATEEVEREIVRSKSFPVLPMSPDDAAVQMELLGHNFFMFINQFTSQVNVIYHRKDGNYGLIEPTA
- the tatC gene encoding twin-arginine translocase subunit TatC gives rise to the protein MTTPEHEQLAPRDRRPGEMTFVEHLEELRWRIVKSLAALAAGFGLAFVFARTLMAWLSVPAGNVSFIFTSPAEYFMASLKVAFFAGLYLALPVILYQLVAFVAPGLNPSERRWVLPVVVGSFLLFTAGGAFAYYALLPAGLHFLLGFAPSTVAPMLSIGTYLGFAASLLFAAGFIFELPLVLLALSWIGVLSSAMLAKFRKVAIVLALAIGAIITPSADIFSQLMLAGALVLLYELSVWLIRLTGK
- a CDS encoding PHP domain-containing protein; the encoded protein is MKADLHLHTTHSDGRHTPEALVLAAARAGLSAIAITDHDTTDALEEAAAAIAAHGLKLELVSGVEVTAMHGEQELHILGYFVDPLTPGWCEAMAAQQREREQRAAAFVAALAAHGVSLSLEAVQRQAGDGAIGRPHVARALVEAGVCNTEQQAFDRYLNPGCPTFVPRGALTPAEAIALIHAAGGVASLAHPRSVPLSEAGETGETLLEYLVASGLDALEVVHPSATSLLRAHYGRLAAEHGLLVTGGSDDHGPRPGHASRLGGESIPYAWLAALRARRPGSIRGVAANYARPLPESFYNGTIKQRSQFQ
- the phnC gene encoding phosphonate ABC transporter ATP-binding protein: MDQFLQVQGLQKAYANGPTVLHDVSLTFKPGEFSVILGLSGAGKSTFLRCLNRLIEPTAGRIIIPRDLIAPEGKGELDLVRASSHELRLWRRKVGMIFQHFNLIKRLSVVDNVLAGSLGYAGMVPGALRLFSKSERDRALYNLERVGLLDHAYKRADALSGGQQQRVAIARALMQRPTVILADEPVASLDPKLAKQILDILKRVADEDGLTVMVSLHVLELARAYGDRMIGFHGGRVIFDGAPDKLDDKAVQQIYSRGTAQLQPV
- a CDS encoding peptidase S8 — protein: MAKPLHSLTTTILLAVTMSVLGCAGAGPVPSEGAAISGKAQVFSVDGEAQLLLKPKEGRTFRSPVGRSLGSIEDLGVQIYSVPANQLSKTLASLQADPNIEYAEPSYQMKAFDLPSRDEGTPNDTLYAQQYAPQIVQAPQAWRTSKGSGMVIAVLDTGLDTTHPEFAGRVVTGFNAITRKSDVRDDHGHGTHCAGVAVAAANNGQGVAGIAPDAKIMPIKVLAADGAGSDAYVARGIAWAVKNGADVISLSLGGPGENKTLAAAVQSALSKGVPVVSAMGNDGSGEKAFPAAYPGVIAVGATNAKDQTADFSQYGNWISVTAPGVQILSTFPTYKVTLNEYGFGLNYAVLDGTSMATPAVAGLAALMRARYGRKLTPAQLKAKLEGAADKVAGQSAFDPHFGNGRVNAARALQ
- a CDS encoding homoserine dehydrogenase, with product MKPLALGEGNEVSVQDVAKLGIGLLGCGVVGQGVVRLVAKHPTLRLVAVAVRDAGRDRGLDPSLITTDPHQVVDHPEVRIVVEVMGGLEPARTLVLRALGQGKHVVTANKALLAHHGREILEAARAHGVEVYFEAAVGGGIPVIMPLKRGLAANAIQRVSGIINGTTNYILTRMAQDGDTFGAALGEAQRLGYAEADPTADVGGYDAAHKLAILASILSGAFVPLGAIYREGIERLTPKDLAYARELGYAVKLLGIARRVGDRLEARLHPAMIPLSHPLARIDGVTNAVTVVGDAVGEVTFSGPGAGSLPTASAVVGDVLNIAEAVTSGTPPSRLMDGLAAHEARVVPISEVETAYYLRLVTEDMPGVLGAVGSLFGGRGVSIRYFVQKEVRDGLAELVFVTHAGREQAFMEALDAIKALGALREVAALIRVEEDANGR
- a CDS encoding stage V sporulation protein S, with amino-acid sequence MEVFKVSAKSSPSAVAGALAGALREKGRAEMQAIGAGALNQAIKAVAIARGYVAPAGMDLICIPAFIDIAIEGEERTAIKLIVEPR